From Methanocella paludicola SANAE, a single genomic window includes:
- a CDS encoding homoserine kinase produces the protein MERVRVRASATSANLGAGFDVLGLALDEPYDVIEVEPAERLEIRIVGKGAGSIPLDPEKNTAGLVAKAMGRDVLITIHSNIRPSGGLGSSAAPAAGTAFAINELFSLGYTREGLVPIAAKGEVAAAGVAHADNVGPCIMGGLTIVCGDHAKSVAMPDVSVVAILPDIEVSTKAARELLPACVPLREMVLNVGKACMLVAGASSKDPAMIGRSLMGSFNEKYRSPLIKGYEDVRAGALSQGAYGVAISGSGPTMIALCPGERSKHVEKAMIGQFGKHGISCESFITRVGQGVQII, from the coding sequence ATGGAACGCGTGCGTGTCAGGGCATCGGCGACTTCGGCCAACCTCGGGGCGGGGTTCGACGTGCTCGGCCTGGCGCTGGACGAGCCTTATGACGTCATCGAGGTGGAGCCGGCGGAGCGCCTGGAGATACGAATAGTGGGCAAGGGCGCGGGGTCCATACCCCTCGACCCGGAAAAGAACACTGCCGGCCTCGTGGCGAAGGCCATGGGAAGGGACGTGCTGATCACCATCCACAGCAACATCCGGCCTTCGGGGGGGCTGGGGAGCAGCGCTGCTCCGGCGGCCGGTACTGCTTTTGCCATTAACGAGCTTTTTTCGCTGGGCTATACCAGGGAGGGGCTGGTCCCCATCGCGGCGAAGGGCGAAGTGGCGGCCGCGGGCGTGGCGCACGCGGACAACGTGGGCCCGTGTATCATGGGCGGCCTGACTATCGTGTGCGGCGACCACGCGAAGAGCGTGGCCATGCCGGACGTAAGCGTGGTCGCGATACTGCCCGACATAGAGGTGAGCACGAAGGCGGCCCGGGAGCTGCTTCCGGCCTGCGTGCCCCTGAGGGAGATGGTGCTGAACGTGGGCAAGGCCTGCATGCTGGTGGCGGGTGCCTCCTCTAAAGACCCCGCGATGATCGGCCGCTCGCTGATGGGCTCATTCAACGAAAAATACCGGTCTCCGCTCATAAAAGGCTATGAGGATGTCAGGGCCGGGGCGCTAAGCCAGGGCGCATACGGGGTCGCCATCAGCGGCTCGGGGCCCACGATGATCGCCCTCTGCCCCGGGGAACGATCGAAACATGTCGAAAAGGCCATGATCGGGCAATTCGGCAAGCACGGCATTTCCTGCGAGTCCTTCATTACGAGGGTGGGCCAGGGAGTGCAAATTATTTAA
- the frhA gene encoding coenzyme F420 hydrogenase subunit alpha, whose protein sequence is MPVVHFMVIFLGETVVIAPTTRNEGHGKFVLDVDEEGIVKKGNFLSMVTVRGFEKFLVGRGMEFAPVATSRFCGLCPPTHATASSEAVERSIGLSPPRHGLLLRELCNIGNHLHDHPLQQVLILPDFVKDPEKYREALARIQKMRRIGQYICNVVGGEAIHSPYIRVGGMYTNISEAARHKLTAMLEEFTQYHEAQSRFMEEAFSAAGVPPGLGVNDVDMMATDLIYGRSDVFEEKYFPYYSELLPANYYGKEIGVEACTRIPLLRGKIVEVGPVARLWKYKGWREKGTMALNRARLTEISLRIERGLEILRELNTRAHTLNRPVSYGIGRLGIGVNEAPRGTNVHITRVEDGRITYYKAMPATMWNISTIGKSTEGFHYKWAQWVMRSYDPCISCATHMIVMHEGRVVEERFI, encoded by the coding sequence ATGCCTGTGGTCCATTTCATGGTGATCTTTTTGGGGGAGACTGTCGTCATCGCGCCCACGACCCGTAATGAGGGGCATGGCAAGTTCGTGCTGGACGTCGACGAGGAAGGGATCGTGAAGAAGGGGAACTTTTTAAGCATGGTCACGGTGAGAGGCTTCGAGAAATTTCTTGTCGGCAGGGGAATGGAGTTCGCGCCCGTGGCCACGAGCCGTTTTTGCGGCCTGTGCCCTCCGACGCATGCGACGGCGTCCTCCGAGGCGGTAGAGCGCTCCATCGGCCTGAGCCCTCCGCGTCACGGGCTGCTGCTGAGAGAGCTCTGTAACATCGGCAACCATCTTCACGATCACCCGCTTCAGCAGGTGCTCATACTCCCGGATTTTGTCAAGGACCCCGAAAAATATAGGGAAGCGCTGGCCCGCATCCAGAAGATGCGCCGCATAGGCCAGTACATCTGTAATGTCGTGGGCGGCGAGGCCATTCACTCGCCGTACATCCGGGTGGGCGGCATGTACACGAACATCAGCGAGGCGGCCAGGCATAAGCTCACGGCGATGCTGGAGGAGTTTACGCAGTATCACGAGGCACAGAGCCGCTTCATGGAGGAGGCGTTCAGCGCCGCCGGCGTTCCCCCGGGACTGGGCGTGAACGACGTGGACATGATGGCCACGGACCTCATCTATGGCCGGTCAGATGTGTTCGAGGAGAAATATTTCCCCTATTATTCTGAGCTATTGCCTGCCAACTATTACGGGAAGGAGATCGGCGTGGAGGCCTGCACCCGTATCCCCCTGCTCCGTGGCAAGATCGTGGAAGTAGGCCCTGTAGCCCGTTTATGGAAGTATAAGGGCTGGAGAGAGAAGGGGACGATGGCCCTGAACCGGGCGAGGCTGACGGAGATCTCGCTCAGGATAGAGCGAGGGCTGGAGATCCTTCGGGAGCTGAATACGCGGGCGCATACTCTGAACAGGCCTGTTTCTTATGGCATTGGGCGTCTGGGGATAGGTGTTAACGAGGCGCCCAGGGGCACGAATGTCCATATTACTCGTGTCGAGGACGGCCGGATCACCTATTATAAGGCCATGCCGGCGACCATGTGGAACATATCGACCATCGGGAAGTCCACGGAGGGATTCCACTATAAGTGGGCACAGTGGGTCATGCGGTCGTACGACCCCTGCATTTCCTGCGCCACCCACATGATCGTCATGCACG